Proteins found in one Pseudomonadota bacterium genomic segment:
- a CDS encoding ferritin family protein, which produces MANDTDARGSEGALHGKDLLASKKSLEDILRVATAFEKTARDFYSALVPRVSKQLRYLVEELAEEEQRHYDLFMQLAGAPDLQQQVRAQVAVPVNDRRFSDYVQAPELGDNPDDQAVLQYALGREHAAMEQYRDLAANTEPGPIHDLFEFLANEETKHKRELEQLYYRVVHSGGV; this is translated from the coding sequence ATGGCTAACGACACCGACGCACGCGGCAGCGAGGGCGCCCTGCACGGCAAGGACCTGCTGGCCTCGAAAAAATCGCTGGAGGACATCCTGCGCGTGGCCACGGCGTTCGAGAAGACGGCGCGGGATTTCTACAGCGCACTGGTGCCGCGTGTCAGCAAGCAGCTGCGTTATCTGGTGGAAGAGCTGGCGGAGGAGGAGCAGCGCCATTACGACCTGTTCATGCAGCTGGCCGGCGCGCCGGATCTGCAGCAACAGGTTCGCGCGCAGGTTGCCGTACCGGTCAACGACCGGCGCTTCTCCGACTATGTACAGGCGCCCGAGCTGGGTGATAACCCGGACGACCAGGCGGTGCTGCAGTATGCGCTCGGCCGCGAGCACGCCGCGATGGAGCAATACCGCGACCTGGCGGCGAACACCGAACCCGGTCCGATCCACGACCTGTTCGAGTTCCTCGCCAACGAGGAGACCAAGCACAAGCGCGAGCTGGAACAGCTCTATTACAGGGTCGTGCACAGCGGGGGCGTGTAG
- the gnd gene encoding decarboxylating 6-phosphogluconate dehydrogenase, with protein MQLGMIGLGRMGANMVQRLLRAGHECVVYDRNAEAVQAMETHGAFGTTNLDGFLASLETPRAIWLMVPAAVVDRVIDELAPQLEAGDILIDGGNSYYRDDITRAARLGERGIHYLDIGTSGGVWGLERGYCLMIGGEQAVVAHLEPVFVALAPGPGDIPRTPGRSGPPARAEQGYLHCGPAGAGHFVKMVHNGIEYGLMAAYAEGLNILAHANVGNRVHDEDAETTPLRDPDAFRYDIDLAAVTELWRRGSVVSSWLLDLTAEALQRSPDLAEFSGHVSDSGEGRWTSIAAIECGAPARVLTTALYDRFTSRGESDFADQVLSAMRFAFGGHHEKPKA; from the coding sequence ATGCAACTGGGAATGATCGGCCTGGGCCGCATGGGCGCGAACATGGTGCAGCGTCTGTTGCGTGCCGGGCATGAATGCGTGGTCTACGATCGCAACGCCGAGGCGGTGCAGGCCATGGAGACGCACGGCGCCTTCGGCACCACCAACCTCGATGGTTTCCTCGCCAGCCTCGAAACACCGCGCGCCATCTGGCTGATGGTGCCCGCTGCCGTGGTGGACCGGGTGATCGACGAGCTGGCACCGCAGCTCGAGGCTGGCGACATCCTGATCGACGGCGGCAACTCCTACTATCGCGACGACATCACGCGTGCCGCGCGGCTCGGGGAACGCGGCATCCACTATCTCGACATCGGCACCAGCGGCGGGGTCTGGGGGCTGGAGCGCGGCTACTGCCTGATGATCGGTGGCGAGCAGGCGGTCGTGGCGCACCTGGAACCGGTATTCGTCGCGCTCGCGCCGGGGCCCGGCGACATTCCGCGCACGCCCGGGCGCAGCGGCCCGCCGGCGCGCGCCGAGCAGGGCTATCTGCACTGCGGCCCGGCCGGCGCCGGGCATTTCGTGAAGATGGTGCACAACGGTATCGAATACGGCCTCATGGCGGCCTATGCCGAGGGGCTGAACATCCTGGCGCACGCCAATGTCGGCAACCGCGTGCATGACGAGGATGCCGAGACCACGCCGCTGCGCGATCCGGACGCGTTCCGTTACGACATCGATCTCGCCGCGGTCACCGAGCTGTGGCGGCGCGGCAGCGTGGTCAGTTCCTGGCTGCTGGATCTCACCGCCGAGGCGCTGCAGCGCAGCCCGGACCTGGCGGAATTCAGCGGGCACGTGTCCGATTCCGGCGAGGGACGCTGGACCAGCATCGCCGCGATCGAGTGCGGGGCACCGGCGCGCGTGCTGACCACGGCGCTGTACGACCGTTTCACCTCGCGCGGCGAATCGGATTTCGCGGACCAGGTCCTGTCAGCGATGCGCTTCGCCTTCGGCGGACACCACGAGAAACCCAAGGCATGA